The following coding sequences are from one Primulina eburnea isolate SZY01 chromosome 15, ASM2296580v1, whole genome shotgun sequence window:
- the LOC140814333 gene encoding myb family transcription factor PHL11 isoform X1, translating into MEGIYSCGGRGGGLRDSRPRLRWTPDLHDRFVDAVTRLGGPDKATPKSVLRVMGLKGLTLYHLKSHLQKYRLGQLQEKRQQVNEHDKEDNAETSHGYQNWHGASASTNSSSMTNDQGEIPIAEALKCQIEVQKILEEQLEVQKKLQIRIEAQGKYLQAILEKAERSLSAYLNHPGSIESTKAQLSCFNLALSSFMRGIKENEGNGNVNDRSAQLNGVDGTVREPSYMGGRQEINDTKIKREGPSMDLELNTRRSSYDFIGMNE; encoded by the exons ATGGAGGGAATATACAGCTGCGGAGGCAGAGGTGGTGGACTAAGAGATTCAAGGCCACGGCTGCGGTGGACTCCTGATTTGCATGATCGTTTTGTGGATGCTGTCACTAGGCTTGGTGGCCCTGACA AGGCAACTCCCAAATCAGTACTGAGGGTAATGGGATTGAAGGGCTTGACACTGTATCACTTAAAAAGCCATCTGCAG AAATATAGACTTGGACAGCTACAGGAAAAAAGACAGCAAGTTAATGAACATGATAAAGAGGACAATG CAGAAACTTCTCATGGATATCAAAACTGGCATGGTGCGAGTGCAAGTACAAATTCATCAAGCATGACCAATGATCAAGG AGAAATTCCCATTGCTGAAGCACTAAAGTGCCAGATTGAAGTGCAGAAAATACTTGAAGAACAGCTTGAG GTGCAGAAGAAACTGCAAATTAGAATTGAGGCTCAAGGGAAGTACTTGCAAGCAATACTAGAAAAAGCTGAGCGCAGCTTATCAGCCTACTTGAATCACCCTGGTAGTATAGAGTCAACGAAAGCTCAACTTTCCTGTTTCAACTTAGCTCTATCAAGTTTCATGCGAGGCATCAAGGAAAATGAAGGAAATGGGAATGTCAATGACAGATCAGCACAACTAAATGGAGTCGATGGAACGGTTCGTGAGCCGAGTTACATGGGAGGCAGACAAGAAATAAACGACACGAAGATTAAACGCGAAGGTCCATCCATGGATCTTGAGTTGAACACAAGAAGAAGTAGCTatgattttattgggatgaaTGAATAG
- the LOC140814333 gene encoding myb family transcription factor PHL11 isoform X2, with translation MEGIYSCGGRGGGLRDSRPRLRWTPDLHDRFVDAVTRLGGPDKATPKSVLRVMGLKGLTLYHLKSHLQKYRLGQLQEKRQQVNEHDKEDNAETSHGYQNWHGASASTNSSSMTNDQGEIPIAEALKCQIEVQKILEEQLELSL, from the exons ATGGAGGGAATATACAGCTGCGGAGGCAGAGGTGGTGGACTAAGAGATTCAAGGCCACGGCTGCGGTGGACTCCTGATTTGCATGATCGTTTTGTGGATGCTGTCACTAGGCTTGGTGGCCCTGACA AGGCAACTCCCAAATCAGTACTGAGGGTAATGGGATTGAAGGGCTTGACACTGTATCACTTAAAAAGCCATCTGCAG AAATATAGACTTGGACAGCTACAGGAAAAAAGACAGCAAGTTAATGAACATGATAAAGAGGACAATG CAGAAACTTCTCATGGATATCAAAACTGGCATGGTGCGAGTGCAAGTACAAATTCATCAAGCATGACCAATGATCAAGG AGAAATTCCCATTGCTGAAGCACTAAAGTGCCAGATTGAAGTGCAGAAAATACTTGAAGAACAGCTTGAG TTAAGTTTGTAA
- the LOC140814872 gene encoding uncharacterized protein has protein sequence MATALTCLLYKTTSRTVSHSLFQCRFKHSLVTALHSLLHLESYSRSGVNFRGRNFSTDASELITQDLNSSVAAALNLDSRIPATIITGFLGSGKTTLLNHILTSQHGKRIAVIENEFGEVDIDSSLVASHSSSNEDIIMVNNGCLCCTVRGDLVKMLLELVRKKRDKFDHIVIETTGLAKPGPVIETFCSDELLSQNIKLDGVVTLVDSVNAMKHLNEVKPRFVVNEAVEQIAYADRIILNKIDLASDADVEEVTRRIKHINGMAQIKLAKYGVVDMDFVLGVGGYDLDRIESEIKPDDSHCSHQHENGHSEHHHHSHHVHDSAVSSVSIVSEGTLDLDYFDDWLERLVEEKGDDLYRMKGILSVTDSEQRYVFQAVHSIFDGCPGKDWEQDEKRINKLVFIGKNLDEAALRKGFKGCLV, from the exons ATGGCTACTGCTCTTACATGTTTGCTCTACAAAACGACGTCCCGAACCGTCTCCCACTCCCTATTCCAATGTCGTTTTAAGCATTCTTTGGTAACGGCTCTCCATTCTCTTCTTCACCTGGAATCCTACTCCCGATCTGGAGTAAATTTCCGTGGAAGAAACTTCTCCACCGATGCGTCTGAGCTCATCACCCAAGATCTGAATTCATCTGTCGCTGCTGCGTTGAATCTCGATAGCCGAATTCCTGCCACCATAATCACCGGTTTTCTGGGCTCTGGAAAG ACTACCCTTCTGAATCATATATTGACGTCTCAGCATGGCAAGCGGATTGCGGTAATTGAAAATGAG TTTGGTGAAGTTGATATTGATAGTTCATTAGTAGCCAGTCATTCATCATCTAACGAGGATATTATTATGGTAAATAATGGTTGTCTCTGCTGTACTGTACGTGGGGATcttgtcaaaatgcttttggaGTTGGTTAGGAAGAAGCGAGACAAATTCGACCACATTGTGATAGAAACAACAG GTCTTGCAAAACCTGGTCCTGTTATTGAAACATTTTGTAGTGATGAGCTGCTTTCACAGAATATAAAACTTGATGGAGTTGTTACTCTAGTTGACTCTGTGAATGCCATGAAACATTTGAATGAAGTAAAACCAAGGTTTGTGGTGAACGAGGCTGTGGAACAAATTGCTTATGCAGATCGTATTATCTTGAACAAG ATAGATTTGGCGAGTGATGCTGATGTGGAGGAAGTGACAAGGAGGATTAAG CATATCAATGGAATGGCACAAATTAAACTTGCTAAATATGGTGTAGTTGACATGGACTTTGTTCTGGGAGTGGGAGGTTATGATCTTGAcag AATTGAATCTGAAATCAAACCAGATGATTCTCATTGTTCTCATCAACATGAAAATGGACACAGTG AACATCATCATCACAGTCATCATGTTCATGACTCTGCTGTTTCCAGTGTCAGTATTGTTTCCGAGGGAACCTTAGATCTTGATTAT TTTGATGACTGGCTTGAACGACTGGTAGAAGAGAAAGGCGATGACCTCTACCGAATGAAAGGAATATTATCAGTGACCGACTCTGAGCAACGTTATGTTTTCCAG GCGGTGCATTCTATTTTCGATGGCTGCCCAGGGAAGGATTGGGAGCAAGACGAGAAAAGGATAAACAAACTCGTCTTCATAGGAAAGAATTTGGATGAAGCTGCGCTGAGAAAAGGTTTCAAAGGTTGTCTAGTGTGA